One segment of Alnus glutinosa chromosome 2, dhAlnGlut1.1, whole genome shotgun sequence DNA contains the following:
- the LOC133860208 gene encoding uncharacterized protein LOC133860208, protein MEKSSLGEKGKSPFRDGEGSILDEEVEKLLNELTISGFSSISSSANSRNFSANSWEQLELENCPKSDPNDTVLIRKGADFDPKGPSQNDVVSQRNNVVSLAQSSTILDLHSDADLRPIRLGPKWKYAAHKTIVLDLNPSPNSNLALDPHANSRVKPYSFRKLTSKTKGNFKNKRACYRCGKTGYFKANCPKTNGGKKQKEIAMTITEVMMVEPTTNSWWIDSATTRHITRSRKFFVDFIEKAVDEHKVYMGNNTYNDVLGEGKM, encoded by the coding sequence ATGGAAAAATCATCTCttggagaaaaaggaaaatcacCATTTAGAGATGGAGAAGGATCCATTCTTGACGAAGAAGTAGAAAAACTGCTCAACGAATTAACAATTTCaggtttttcttcaatttcttcctCTGCTAATTCTCgaaatttttctgcaaattcaTGGGAACAGTTAGAACTCGAAAACTGCCCAAAATCTGATCCAAATGACACAGTTTTGATCAGAAAAGGGGCTGATTTCGACCCCAAAGGGCCCagccaaaacgacgtcgtttcacaGAGGAACAATGTTGTTTCACTCGCACAGTCCTCTACGATTCTAGATCTCCACAGTGACGCCGATTTGCGCCCGATCCGACTTGGCCCGAAGTGGAAATACGCGGCCCACAAGACCATAGTTCTGGATCTAAATCCAAGCCCGAATTCAAACCTGGCTCTTGACCCGCACGCAAACTCACGGGTAAAACCCTATTCGTTTCGCAAACTCACGAGTAAAACTAAAGggaatttcaaaaacaaaagagcATGCTACAGATGTGGAAAGACGGGATATTTTAAAGCAAATTGTCCAAAGACCAATGGTggcaagaaacaaaaagaaattgctaTGACAATTACTGAAGTAATGATGGTTGAACCGACTACAAATTCATGGTGGATAGATTCAGCGACAACAAGACATATTACAAGAAGTCGcaaattttttgttgatttcATAGAAAAAGCAGTTGATGAACACAAAGTTTACATGGGCAACAATACTTACAATGATGTCTTAGGTgaaggaaaaatgtaa